AGGGGGGTAATAGGTGGGGTAGTGGGAGAGGAAATGTTGGCCGGGGAATGGGCAGTGTCAGCAGGGATGGTGGAAGGGACATCAAGGTGTGGGGGTAAAGTGGAAATGGGAGAAAATGACGTAGGGTTTGGAGTAGGAAGGTTAAGGGTAGTTGGAGGGAAACTAGGAGATGAAAGATTATAAAATGGGAAGGAAGTCTCATGAAACTTGACATCACGACTGATCaaaaatttttttgtttccaaattGTAGAGCTTATACCCTTTGTGACTTATGGGATAGCCAACGAAAACACACCGGTGAGCTCTAGGTTCAAATTTGTGGGTAGGATGAACAGTGGTAGCATAACTGAGACATCCAAAAACACGTAGATGCTCGAGGGATGGGGAACGGTTGTACAAGAGTTCAAAGGGTGATTTGTTGGAAAGTAAGGGTGAAGGTAAACGGTTGATGAGGTAGACGGCAGTGAGTACGTAATCACCCTAAAATATGAGGGGTATGTTGGACTGAAAACGTAAAGCACGGGCCACTGTAAGGATATGGCGATGTTTGCGCTCAATAACCTCATTCTGTTGGGGGGTGTAAACGCAAGTGCGTTGAAGTTCGATGCCAGTGGATTGAAAATAACCTCTCATGGATAGGAATTCAAACCCATTGTCTACGCGGATGGCTTTAACAGTGGCATTAAATTGAGTGTGAGCAAATGTGATAAAGGACTTTAAAAGAGTTTGTGTTTCAGATTTGTGAGACATTAAAAATACCCAGGTGTATcgactaaaatcgtccataattGTGAGAAAGAAACGAGCCCCAGTATGAGTGGGAATTTTGTAAGGACCCCATATGTCACAATGTAATAAAACAAATGGTGCAGAAGTTGATATTGAACTTAAAGAAAATGGAAGTCTTGTCTGTTTGGCCAAAGGGCAAACACTACAATTATTGTCAAAGGAAATAGTATGAGGAGATAACAAGGAGGAAGCTAATTTGAGACAATAAGGGGATGGATGTCCAAGGCGTTGGTGTCATAAATGGGAGGCATTAGAGACTTGATGAGAGGCCGGTGGCTGTGGAATAGGTGACATGTAGTAAAGACCATCACGCATCTTACCCGAACCAATCATCTTCCCTGAagccaagtcctgcaaaacacaaaaGGAGGGAAACAAAATAGCACAACAAATGAGAGAGGCAGTCACTTTGCTAACGGACATGAGATTGAGGTTAAAGGACGGAACACACAAAACATCGGCCAAAGGTATGTCAGAATTAAATGGTATGGTGCCAGTGCAAGTGATGGGAATTGAAGAACCAGTGGGCAAATTAACAGCGGGTATAGGCGGAGGTTTGATGGTGGTAAATAAAGTAGAATCAGAAACGATATGATCTGTAGCTCCACTATCCAAGATCCATGGTTTAGTAAACGCAGAATTAATGGAAGTAAAGGAATTCAAACCTGCGGCATTTGCATAGGCGTTCCCATTACCAGAGGAAAGTAAAGAGAGAGCATGAGTTAATTGTTGAATCTGATCCGCAGAGAATGCACTCAATGGATTGGTAGTGGTGGGTGCAGGAGGGCATGTTGGATGCGGCATTGATGGCCCTTGAGGACCTGAGATGGTTTATGTTGCATGAGCGGCATGCACGGGACGTGAGGAAGGGCCTCTTTGCTGTCGACCGTTTTTGTTGCCGTGTCCTCTATTAGGGTTAGGGACCCACGTGCCATTCTTAATCTTGCATCTATCATCTGTATGTCCCCGTTTGTCACAGAAACTGCAATGGTATTTCAGAGTACGGCAATTGTCGATGGTGTGTCCCTCTCGGTTACAATGATCACAGCGTTGGGTAGAGTTGCGGGTCTGTGCTGCGGTAGCAAGGGAAAAATTATCAGATGGCGATTGTTGATGTTGTTCTGATGTCAACTGACGTTGTTGCTCATGATTGCTGACAAAGGAATAAGTTTGATGAATATTGGGCAATGGTGTCATCATGAGGATGCTAGTGCGAACGGTGTCGTGAACGTCGTTAAGACCCATAAGAAATTGCATAATCCGGTACTGTTCTCGTTGCTCATGATGCTTATCCATCACCATCAGGTTACAGATGACGGGGTCTTCATAAGCATCGAGTTGGGTCCAGAGATGCTTAAGTTCAGTAAAGTATGCTGAGACAGTCATGGAGCCTTGAGACAGAGAGGCAATCTGTTTCTGGATTTGGTAAATTGTTGGTGTGTTTTGCTGGGAAAACTGATGCTTGAAATCTTCCCAAATCTTGTACGCAAATGTGGCATGAACAACTCTGTTAGAGAGATGAGATTCGACTGAGTTGGAGATCCATGATAGGATCATGCTGTTGCAGCGTGCCCATAAGGCATAGTCTCCTGGTTGTTTATCTTCCGAAGGGGGTTGAAGGGAACCATCGATGAACCCGATTTTATTTTTAGCACGTAAAGCATGGAGCATGGACTTGCTCCAGGAGGAATAATTAGTGCcattcagtttttcagaaacaaGGATATGGCCAGGGTGATCTGAAGGGTGAACGTAGTATAGATGTGATAAATCCATACTAGGGCTGTTGTTTGTGTTGGTATTGGATGTTGAACTGCCTGTTATGGTGTTGGAAACTTTGCTAGGGTTTGATGAAGGGGAACTTTgctaggctttgataccaaattaaagaaagagCTAGGTAGGTTCTGGGATGTATGCGAGAATGTGTGAAGAAGCAATACGGCTgaatattttcatatattttacagAGGCTAGGTAAGCCATATATACAAGTACAAGATAGAAGAgtcaaaccctaattctaatCCTATAAAGATACAATCCATAATTCATGGAATAACCTTTCCTAGTTTAGACAAACACAATATTATACATTGATTACAATATATTCTTAATAATTATCGACAGTCCTATTTATCACTAGATGagttaaattttgagatttgtgcctATCTACTACAcagatctcaaaatttaaattcatataaTGGTAATAAATAGGATGGTAAGCAACGTCAGCACTTGAGggtgatgagcaaaaatattgCCTCAACCACAATTGTGGTTTGTTTCTAGATTTTTCACTAACATTCCATGACAACAATCTTAAGATATTTATTTAGATATTCTAGATAGTGCAGCGCTCTGACTTTTGACTTGTAAATTTGAGTAGGGACTTCAATGAGCTGGGGATGTTCTCTTTCAAACACGTATTCTTTTACTATCGTCCTTCGAGAAGTGATATGGTGACTTCATTTGCAGACCAAACATGGTTATGGTGTGGTTGAATATCAGATAGAGAGTTTTGGAAGGTGAATGTAGGCTGCTTAGGCTGCGCACGATCTGTCTCACTCCTTAGCATGAAAACCACATCTGCAATGGTTGGCCTATCTGCAGCATTGTTTTGCACGCAAAGAAGCCCGATATGCATGCATCTCATCACTTCTGATGCCGAATATGAATCTTCCAATACTTCATCTACAAAGTCCAATCCCTTGCCTTCATTCCATAAGTTCCATGCCTGAAAAAAGTTATATATGTTGGCTACAATTGCTAGACTGAACTGCTGCATCGAGTTTTCGTAGAGGAACTTACATAAGCTAGGATACCTAGCTCTTGTTCCTTGTAAAAGGAGCTGGTATTCTTTCTGCCGGCGATAATCTCCAATAGCAAGACCCCAAAGCTATAGACATCAGATTTTTCAGAAAATATCCCTCTCATGGCGTACTCTGGAGACATATAGCCACTGCACAGGCAAATTCAGTCCCACTTAATTGACAATTATGAGCTATTTATGTGTTAAACTTTAGTTGGTGAACGACGATTATGAGAATAGGAAGAAATGATGCTTACAGAGTTCCCACCACCTTCTGAGTGTTTTCTAAATTATGCGTCCCTTGAACGATGCGTGCCAGtccaaaatctgaaattttcgGGTTCATGTTCTCGTCCAAGAGAATATTACTGACCTTCAAATCTCTATGTATTACCTTCAAACAGGAATCATGATGGAGATAAAGAAGTCCTCTAGCGACACCTTGAATAATATTGAAGCGTTTAGCCCAATCAAGCACTGCTCTTCTCATTGGATCTGATCGGTGCACATATTGGAAATGTAACCAATAATGCCATCCATAAGTACAGTGTGTAGATTGGTCTGATATATTACATTAAAGTCGATTTTGAGGTCTAGATACTGAAACCAACAGATGATATTGAAAGATAGGTAACAAGGAGAAATTGTAGCAAGACACAAAGATGCCGGTGAAAGAAAACTAACCGAATAGAAGAGTATCCAAGCTTCTGTTTGGCATGAACTCATAAATCAGTAACTTCTCGTCATCTTTAATGCAGCAACCCATGATCCTAACAAGATTTTTATGTTGGAGTTTAGAGATCAACATCacttcattcttgaattcttctATGCCTTGCCCCGAGCTACTAGACAGTCTTTTTACTGCTATTTCCTTCCCTTCTTGTAGCTTTCCCTAAAAAGAACGAAAAGTTAACCACTGAATTCATGCCTGTATCTTGCAGTGGTAGGCTTGTGGCCAGTGTCGTAATACAACATTTCCCTTTAGAAATagcaaaataatcaaaataatcaCCTTGTAAACAGGGCCAAATCCTCCTCCCCCAAGTTTGTTGTTGATGCTGAAATTGCTGGTAGCAATTAATATGCTATCAAAATCATAGATTATAAGCTCTGATGGATCATGTTTTCTTATAAGTTCTTCGAGAGTGTCCCTTGAATTCTTAGTCGTGTCATTCAATTCAATGCGCATTGTTGTTACTTTGATGTTTCCTGATTTTGCAAATATAACAACCAAATTCAGAGTCAGAGAAACAAAAACGAAGTTATACTGATTTGGTTAATACAAAGATCGTGTTAATACATTGATTACATGCCTCTATTTCATTATCTTACCCTTTTGTTTAGCGTGTAACCTGCGCAAACCGAACACTACTGCAGCGATACTGATAAAACATATAGATGTAAGGCTGACAATTAACTTTGTTTGCTTTTCTTCACCTGAAAAAAAGGAATTTGTATTACTGTTATACAAGATAGAAAAGAAGGTATATTGCTTAATAGAGTTGTGCAAGTGGATACTATCACTTACCAAATTCGGCATCTGCTAGGCGAATAAAAAGATCTACTCCACCAGTGGAAAACTGTTGAATATCTATAAGGTCCTGGGACCAGAATAAACAACCTATATTGGTAACATATGCATGAGCCAGGCAAGAACAATTATTTTGGCACTGCGTCCTGCAGCCTTGGGAATCCATATTCACAATATATTCATGAAAATCTGGTGGGTTTACGCTTTCTATTTTTTGAAACCCGTCTTCTTTTCCTCCTGAAGCAATTGGCTGACTTGTGTTACTCTCACAAAACAATTTGGCTTTCCTCACGCACCCTCCTGTCATGTTTCCCTTACTCCATTCCTCAAGTGACTTGGGTACGAACCCTTTCAAACACTTGCAGATTGGAGCTGTTAGAGAATCAGCAGCTTTGCAAACCCCAAAAGGTCCACATGTTCCGTAATAGTCGCATGGAGTCTTTTGGGCCTCCCAGTTAATACGCCAGTTCTCACCATGTTCCGATTCCATAGTCTTTAGTCTACCGTTCGAAGAGATATCCATATATACCAAATTTTTGTTATATGCACTACTATAGAAAAAGGACGCTGCTCCCTGTTGCTCATAATCAAGCACCATATGACCACTAAGATATTGATCATCCATTTCGGGTATGCCTATGAACTTTGATTTATCCCATGGACCGCTTCTCCAGTAGGGCGTTGATCCGTTAATCTGAAGGAATATCTGAGCTGGGATCTGTGGTGCCAATTCAACCAAGAATAACCCTCTTGATGGATCGTTCAAATTTTTCCAGGCAGTCAAGACATGCCGCTTTCCAGATTCACTATCAAATCCAATCAACATTCCAGGAAGAAATGTGTCACCAGGATAATCAAAGCTCTTCCATAATTGAGCTCCCATATCATCCGCAACAACGAGGTTTCCAGTGTCTAAAAGAACTGCAGCTGAGCTATATGATGACTCCGGAATATTGATTGACCATATAGATTTCCGTTTCCCATCTACAAGCTCAAGTTTCCCATTGTTAATTGCTAAACTAGCCAATGCGTCTGCAACTGCAAGAGGCTTTTCTCTGTTGGCAACCCACACAACTTTGTGAGGAAAAATATTCTTGTGCCATATTCCCACATACTTATTTTCGGAATTGTTGGGACTGAAGAAACCCAATTCGAAAATGTGGCTGGGGGAGACAAGAGTTTGTCCCTGCGCTAATGGTTGCAAAGAAGTTATGTTATATACCTCAGCACAATAATGCTGCGTCAGAAGCAAGCTTAAGAAGAATAGGAAGAACATGGAGGAATTCATAGCACTAAAAGCACTTTCGGTTCTACAATTCAGAAGAAAAAACTCCTTCAGTAGCAGATGGACCGCAGAACTTCAGGCGGAGAAGGCCCCTCTACCTTTACTGTTACACTTGGTATTGATGGTGCGGCCATTAATTGATTAATGATGATAATCCTTGGAGGTGATTGAGCAGCAAAAAAATAATCACCTGCAGAGAGAACTTTGAACTTGTCTTCGGCTGCTTCTAGATGTGATAATCGTATAAAAAATTTGCTTATATGACCAGTTAATCAGTTATTAATATAGTTTTCTTCACCCATATAGTCAATTTGACTAAATGTGCAATAGCATTGGATCAGACCGTTAAGAAGATGTTTTTTTAGCGAATTAAGGAGATGCATCTGACGAATACAACATCAACAATATGCATCAAACAAGTGTTTTCCAGTGCTATTTATCTTCGTAATCTGATTCTTCTTAGAtagtttgaaattaattttgtttgaataGCCGAGATTATAAAATTCTGTATTCTCATTCAGTAACTGATAATAAGCTCACATCTGTGTTTTCGATGAAAAAGAAGCTTCTAACAAATTGCCCGAAAACCAGCAGCTTACAATGAACTTTAACTAATCTAACTAATGAACAAAGAAATGATAGAACAGTCAATTTTAACCAATCTCACTTCGTTCTAGCGGATTCCGCGCAATCTTAATAAAGAGACAAATTATGTATCACATTTTGGAATGACCGGAAAGTCATTGCATTGTGATGCAAGAATTTCCTACCGTCCTACAATCATTTTTATCCGGTAGCTTCATATGGGGAGAAAATTCACAGACTATGGTTGAGGATCAGAACGGCCTGGTTCGCCGGCAGGGAGTTTTCGATCCACTAATCCAAACTACGGCTTGTGATGGCACCTCCGGTGTCAATCCAATAAAGATCAATCTCACCTTTCCCCGAAGTCAAGAAATTCGTCTATTGAATCTCAGCAGCATAAGCCGTGACGGAAATTTCCAGTTTGACATTTTATTTCAACAGCTGAGATTATAAAACTGGTTACTTTCATTCAGTAAATAATATAAGTTGACATCTGTGTTTTATACGGTGAAAGAA
This genomic stretch from Pyrus communis chromosome 2, drPyrComm1.1, whole genome shotgun sequence harbors:
- the LOC137721709 gene encoding uncharacterized protein, which codes for MDLSHLYYVHPSDHPGHILVSEKLNGTNYSSWSKSMLHALRAKNKIGFIDGSLQPPSEDKQPGDYALWARCNSMILSWISNSVESHLSNRVVHATFAYKIWEDFKHQFSQQNTPTIYQIQKQIASLSQGSMTVSAYFTELKHLWTQLDAYEDPVICNLMVMDKHHEQREQYRIMQFLMGLNDVHDTVRTSILMMTPLPNIHQTYSFVSNHEQQRQLTSEQHQQSPSDNFSLATAAQTRNSTQRCDHCNREGHTIDNCRTLKYHCSFCDKRGHTDDRCKIKNGTWVPNPNRGHGNKNGRQQRGPSSRPVHAAHAT
- the LOC137725856 gene encoding G-type lectin S-receptor-like serine/threonine-protein kinase At1g61480 — encoded protein: MNSSMFFLFFLSLLLTQHYCAEVYNITSLQPLAQGQTLVSPSHIFELGFFSPNNSENKYVGIWHKNIFPHKVVWVANREKPLAVADALASLAINNGKLELVDGKRKSIWSINIPESSYSSAAVLLDTGNLVVADDMGAQLWKSFDYPGDTFLPGMLIGFDSESGKRHVLTAWKNLNDPSRGLFLVELAPQIPAQIFLQINGSTPYWRSGPWDKSKFIGIPEMDDQYLSGHMVLDYEQQGAASFFYSSAYNKNLVYMDISSNGRLKTMESEHGENWRINWEAQKTPCDYYGTCGPFGVCKAADSLTAPICKCLKGFVPKSLEEWSKGNMTGGCVRKAKLFCESNTSQPIASGGKEDGFQKIESVNPPDFHEYIVNMDSQGCRTQCQNNCSCLAHAYVTNIGCLFWSQDLIDIQQFSTGGVDLFIRLADAEFGEEKQTKLIVSLTSICFISIAAVVFGLRRLHAKQKGNIKVTTMRIELNDTTKNSRDTLEELIRKHDPSELIIYDFDSILIATSNFSINNKLGGGGFGPVYKGKLQEGKEIAVKRLSSSSGQGIEEFKNEVMLISKLQHKNLVRIMGCCIKDDEKLLIYEFMPNRSLDTLLFDPMRRAVLDWAKRFNIIQGVARGLLYLHHDSCLKVIHRDLKVSNILLDENMNPKISDFGLARIVQGTHNLENTQKVVGTLGYMSPEYAMRGIFSEKSDVYSFGVLLLEIIAGRKNTSSFYKEQELGILAYAWNLWNEGKGLDFVDEVLEDSYSASEVMRCMHIGLLCVQNNAADRPTIADVVFMLRSETDRAQPKQPTFTFQNSLSDIQPHHNHVWSANEVTISLLEGR